The following coding sequences lie in one Pungitius pungitius chromosome 18, fPunPun2.1, whole genome shotgun sequence genomic window:
- the zgc:162472 gene encoding nascent polypeptide-associated complex subunit alpha, muscle-specific form isoform X1 — protein MTMSDLIRYLPESNPMTSSIEESAPENETVVPPSPERDASPERSQTLEVIPKIGTPRQVEEELDEEEDDEDDSVMVPQVKVAEDGTLIIDEESLTVEVQRAKGPNPANDRDPIFERGSTTTYASFRKGTYTKPWSSEETDMFFLAVSMVGTDFSMICQLFPLRARSEIKNKFKKEERENSWRVDKAFRERRKLDIEYFSKLLEKILEVQENRKKLRSLAGRKSPKKRTRKAKGKKAARKLSVVEEEDEEEQNEIADLEEEEGEKENEELVNEGGADVAKPKKKRKRKSKEEVLTEEPIEKKNKTGEKSNEKDDACTPGDTEAALPEDCPTSDMSKEPEGVSEAKEAKIKPAKLSRGRAPKPLLPLGRKWGKKPPAPSTKSSAAAPDKGEEGVADGGGEDQVNKDASPSSPAEETSADDDSEEEDATVQPPKPTRYGRLPKAVTPLNYPAKEAAPEATPAPPEGSTSSAAKCTAKRGRTPKLKSSRESKKPKLVTIVASQSDYSDEEEEKQREEDEEVEEVPPAGAPFVPASLRSLQPVVSQVEETLEEDVIDLFSVDHTEVSEDESYNEAAQTLLTIGNLAHLPQDQTVEDHVTGTTLANVKESIAHLKGEISSKPALLDESSVAPLTSAVSNHEMMETSGNVTILHSGGENEDIPLVECSDQRADCDADPDPQLARKTKKGGSSEGKPKPNLGRASRTPLLSEETQKAAERSEKTSCLEAKGTDEPRGSQEGFVGEPHSDQSPGDSLVGAPCVPAVVVQKEESEVGSTPPTRKSRFQKVKPKLHLARTSRTKPQTTTDADPAEGGGGVPPPAPCFSLRVEELPTAPREEEEDEEEGAAAAASARQTVRRRSQKATPKPNVPPTSRSGRSKPETTEDPAPPAGLAETPPSRTPGPEATEEARPTRGSGHLEKASPIKSAASVTELRSSPKTAEETSPTEEQKTGAGRGPGSGKSVPQRRQRFAKVKPNVGSSPRSARAKRQSCDPRHADPPAGAALPSTARSSGESAEQPPAGSEEDRPAAPNTESPDSASRKAPQALRGRLIRPKPSLARSGRPPPPRHVPEIKAADRDFDAPVCLRVSGVRPDAPQPAEGAAAQGALSRSGTGPTPSGLAQVPEQPGQRAPPTHGPLLGCLTRAPGSCNQLQGASTSITTEIQTQTNVSIFPDLPLKDEQKDADEPFFILSLTEIPVAVQEPPPPRRPAAEQDGPQPSSLLIAVPGGASTTTTAAAEGPSLSAAAAAARPEESGETGGRDAGPDPDRTPPTKPDGPRATRRRVKEQVEPRTSKRRQAGKSLAADEAGPAPRGEGFDDVARGGRGDRVAVGEEAPKGESGSRAQTARRKGSRKRNPKGFPAVTPETIVTAPPPDAAPGKAAASKGPKARTPRAAAKRPAPPAASASHAAAVNRSTVSASPAERRKGGRARSVRSPPEVSASRRSDAAEEEPTSVSQYFLCDIFTDVEEG, from the exons ATGACCATGAGCGACCTTATCCGCTATCTCCCGGAGTCTAACCCCATGAC TTCGAGTATTGAAGAATCCGCTCCGGAGAATGAGACCGTGGTCCCACCTTCTCCAGAAAGAGATGC GTCACCAGAGAGATCGCAGACGCTGGAGGTGATCCCTAAAATAGGTACCCCgaggcaggtggaggaggagctggatgaggaagaggacgacgaggaTGACAGCGTGATGGTTCCCCAGGTCAAAGTAGCCGAGGACGGCACCCTGATCATCGATGAAGAAAG CTTGACGGTGGAAGTCCAGCGGGCCAAAGGACCGAATCCAGCCAACGATCGGGACCCCATATTTGAGCGCGGCTCCACTACAACTTACGCAAGCTTCCGGAAGGGGACCTACACGAAACCCTGGTCCAGTGAAG AGACAGACATGTTCTTCCTGGCCGTCAGCATGGTGGGAACCGACTTTTCCATGATTTGTCAACTGTTTCCTCTCCGAGCGCGATCAGAGATCAAG aacaaatttaaaaaagaagagcGAGAGAATTCCTGGAGGGTTGACAAAGCTTTCC GGGAGAGGCGCAAACTGGACATAGAATATTTTTCTAAGCTGCTGGAGAAGATTCTGGAAGTTCAGGAAAACCGGAAGAAACTCAGGTCGCTTGCTGGGAGGAAATCTCCAAAGAAGAGAACGAGAAAGGCCAAGG GCAAAAAGGCTGCAAGGAAGCTGAGCgttgtggaagaagaagacgaggaaGAGCAAAACGAAATTGCCGacttggaagaggaggagggtgagaaagAGAACGAGGAGCTCGTTAACGAGGGAGGAGCTGATGTCGCTAAGCCGAAGAAGAAACGTAAAAGAAAGAGCAAAGAGGAGGTTTTGACCGAGGAACCaattgagaagaaaaacaaaacgggAGAAAAGAGCAACGAAAAAG ATGATGCCTGCACACCGGGGGACACTGAGGCAGCACTTCCTGAAGACTGTCCAACATCCGACAT GTCTAAGGAGCCTGAGGGTGTGAGTGAAGCCAAAGAGGCCAAAATCAAGCCGGCTAAACTGTCACGAGGCAGAGCCCCAAAACCGCTCCTGCCGCTGGGCCGGAAGTGGGGCAAAAAGCCCCCAGCCCCCTCCACAAAGAGCAGCGCCGCGGCGCCGGACAAAGGGGAGGAGGGCGTAGCGGACGGAGGAGGCGAAGATCAG GTCAATAAAGACGCTTCGCCTTCAAGTCCAGCGGAGGAGACGTCCGCTGACGACGACTCCGAAGAAGAGGATGCCACCGTTCAACCTCCGAAGCCCACCAG gtATGGCAGATTGCCTAAAGCCGTCACGCCCCTGAACTACCCCGCCAAAGAGGCCGCCCCCGAAGCCACCCCCGCCCCACCCGAGGGCTCCACGTCTTCTGCCGCCAAATGCACGGCCAAGAGGGGAAGGACACCAAAGCTGAAATCCTCGCGGGAGTCCAAAAAACCTAAACTGGTCACCATCGTGGCGTCTCAGTCAGACTacagcgacgaggaggaggaaaagcagcgagaagaagacgaagaggtggaggaggtgcccCCCGCTGGAGCACCCTTTGTGCCCGCCAGCCTGCGCTCGCTACAACCTGTGGTGTCACAGGTGGAGGAGACGCTGGAGGAG GACGTCATAGACCTCTTTTCCGTGGACCACACAGAAG TATCTGAGGACGAGAGCTACAACGAAGCTGCTCAGACCTTGTTGACCATCGGCAACCTGGCTCACCTCCCTCAGGATCAAACAGTAGAAGATCACGTTACAG GGACAACTTTGGCCAACGTGAAAGAAAGCATCGCACACCTGAAGGGAGAGATTTCATCAAAGCCTGCTCTACTTGATGAAAGCAGCGTGGCTCCTCTTACGTCTGCAGTCTCCAATCACGAAATGATGGAAACATCGGGTAATGTTACCATCCTACACAGCGGAGGAGAAAATGAGGACATTCCCCTCGTCGAATGCAGTGATCAGAGGGCGGATTGCGACGCGGACCCCGATCCTCAGTTGgcaagaaagacaaagaaaggcgGCTCCTCCGAGGGGAAACCGAAACCTAACCTTGGCCGAGCCTCGAGGACTCCGCTTCTTTCGGAGGAAACCCAGAAAGCAGCGGAACGTAGCGAGAAAACGTCCTGTTTGGAGGCCAAAGGCACAGATGAGCCACGTGGCAGCCAGGAAGGGTTTGTCGGTGAACCGCATTCGGATCAGAGTCCAGGTGATTCCCTGGTCGGGGCGCCGTGTGTTCCAGCCGTAGTCGTTCAGAAGGAGGAGAGTGAGGTGGGATCTACTCCCCCGACCAGGAAGAGTCGATTCCAGAAAGTCAAACCCAAACTCCACCTGGCACGGACATCAAGGACTAAACCTCAAACCACGACGGACGCCGACCCCgcggagggcggcggcggcgtccctcCCCCCGCTCCGTGTTTTTCGTTGCGCGTGGAGGAGCTGCCCACCGCtccgagagaagaagaagaagatgaagaggagggcgccgccgccgctgcgtcCGCTCGCCAGACTGTGAGGCGTCGATCACAGAAAGCCACACCCAAACCCAATGTGCCGCCCACGTCGAGAAGTGGGCGGTCTAAACCTGAAACCACTGAGGACCCTGCCCCCCCCGCGGGGCTCGCGGAGACGCCCCCCAGCCGGACACCAGGGCCCGAGGCCACCGAAGAAGCGAGGCCGACTCGCGGTAGCGGCCATCTTGAAAAGGCAAGCCCAATTAAAAGTGCAGCCTCGGTGACGGAATTGCGCTCTTCCCCTAAAACCGCGGAGGAAACGTCTCCAACCGAGGAGCAGAAGACGGGCGCCGGGCGCGGTCCCGGCTCGGGGAAAAGTGTTCCTCAACGACGGCAACGCTTCGCCAAAGTCAAACCCAATGTGGGATCCTCCCCCCGGTCTGCACGCGCTAAACGCCAGTCGTGCGACCCGCGCCACGCGGACCCCCCCGCCGGGGCCGCGCTCCCGTCCACCGCGCGCTCATCAGGTGAAAGCGCCGAGCAGCCGCCCGCTGGGAGTGAAGAGGATCGACCAGCTGCCCCAAA CACCGAGTCCCCCGACTCTGCCTCACGAAAAGCTCCTCAGGCCCTTCGAGGACGGCTCATCCGACCCAAGCCCAGTCTGGCCCGCAGCGGCCgacctccacccccccgacaTGTGCCCGAGATCAAAGCGGCAGACCGAG atTTCGACGCGCCCGTTTGCCTCCGTGTGTCCGGAGTACGGCCCGACGCCCCgcagccagcagagggcgccgCTGCGCAAGGCGCTCTCTCTCGAAGCGGTACCGGCCCGACCCCGAGCGGCCTGGCGCAAGTCCCCGAGCAACCGGGGCAACGTGCCCCCCCTACACATGGACCCTTGCTGGGCTGTCTGACACGAGCCCCCGGCAGTTGTAACCAG ttACAGGGTGCATCCACATCAATCACAACGGAGATACAGACCCAGACAAATGTCTCAATATTTCCAGACT TGCCGTTGAAGGATGAGCAGAAAGATGCAGATGAGCCGTTCTTCATCCTCTCCCTGACTGAGATCCCCGTCGCCGtgcaggaacccccccccccccgccgccccgcgGCCGAGCAAGACGGGCCGCAGCCTTCCTCGCTCCTCATCGCCGTTCCCGGGGGGGCgtcgacgacgacgacggcggccgCAGAGGGGCCTTCCCTCAGTGCCGCCGCGGCTGCTGCGCGCCCGGAGGAGAGCGGCGAGACGGGCGGCCGGGACGCTGGGCCCGACCCCGATAGAACTCCCCCTACCAAACCCGATGGGCCGAGGGCCACCAGGAGGAGAG TCAAAGAGCAGGTCGAGCCGAGGACTTCAAAGAGGAGGCAGGCCGGCAAGAGCCTCGCCGCGGACGAGGCGGGGCCGGCTCCGCGGGGGGAAGGGTTTGACGACGTCGCCCGGGGGGGGCGCGGTGATCGTGTAGCTGTGGGAGAGGAGGCTCCGAAAGGCGAAAGCGGCTCGAGGGCACAAACCGCTCGGCGGAAGGGAAGCCGGAAAAG AAACCCCAAAGGCTTCCCCGCTGTGACTCCTGAGACGATCGTCACGGCCCCTCCACCCGACGCTGCGCCCGGCAAGGCGGCGGCGTCAAAGGGCCCGAAGGCCAGAACTCCCCGGGCGGCCGCGAAGCGACCCGCTCCACCCGCAGCGTCTGCGTCGCACGCCGCCGCCGTGAACCGCTCCACAGTCAGCGCTTCGCCGGCAGAAAGGAGGAAGGGCGGCCGAGCGCGCTCCGTCAGGTCTCCACCCgag GTGTCCGCTTCTCGGCGGAGTGACGCCGCGGAGGAGGAGCCCACCAGTGTGTCTCAGTACTTCTTATGTGACATCTTT
- the zgc:162472 gene encoding transcription factor TFIIIB component B'' homolog isoform X2, translated as MFRRSRFSARPNVGATGRTSQEAPPASQEAGEAPRDVAAGSTAAETGGQSVGTPSERPEAPGDGNEQHGESTGTPAALQRRKRFSIKPKVAPGRPSAAARTQKSPLKAVSETPAEAPVSGPDKPTASGQTAAAVAPRGLQSPRRRRSSEESKQPKTQPKQAAEPSAESAEKTPPADGGKGLQSASDGQVEGVPSKLPDTVPFSILGREAMELSERAKTLVSSTSRRRLSSSALSLSRLLNDPSDIQRIAKAQKLRDLLKQEMQKGKKRKKGNARVKEYNLDPAKMTMSDLIRYLPESNPMTSSIEESAPENETVVPPSPERDASPERSQTLEVIPKIGTPRQVEEELDEEEDDEDDSVMVPQVKVAEDGTLIIDEESLTVEVQRAKGPNPANDRDPIFERGSTTTYASFRKGTYTKPWSSEETDMFFLAVSMVGTDFSMICQLFPLRARSEIKNKFKKEERENSWRVDKAFRERRKLDIEYFSKLLEKILEVQENRKKLRSLAGRKSPKKRTRKAKGKKAARKLSVVEEEDEEEQNEIADLEEEEGEKENEELVNEGGADVAKPKKKRKRKSKEEVLTEEPIEKKNKTGEKSNEKDDACTPGDTEAALPEDCPTSDMSKEPEGVSEAKEAKIKPAKLSRGRAPKPLLPLGRKWGKKPPAPSTKSSAAAPDKGEEGVADGGGEDQVNKDASPSSPAEETSADDDSEEEDATVQPPKPTRYGRLPKAVTPLNYPAKEAAPEATPAPPEGSTSSAAKCTAKRGRTPKLKSSRESKKPKLVTIVASQSDYSDEEEEKQREEDEEVEEVPPAGAPFVPASLRSLQPVVSQVEETLEELDIFANIPDVLGISQDALCREVSCEGAEHEADTAKPTDHQLDLLVDVIDLFSVDHTEVSEDESYNEAAQTLLTIGNLAHLPQDQTVEDHVTGTTLANVKESIAHLKGEISSKPALLDESSVAPLTSAVSNHEMMETSGNVTILHSGGENEDIPLVECSDQRADCDADPDPQLARKTKKGGSSEGKPKPNLGRASRTPLLSEETQKAAERSEKTSCLEAKGTDEPRGSQEGFVGEPHSDQSPGDSLVGAPCVPAVVVQKEESEVGSTPPTRKSRFQKVKPKLHLARTSRTKPQTTTDADPAEGGGGVPPPAPCFSLRVEELPTAPREEEEDEEEGAAAAASARQTVRRRSQKATPKPNVPPTSRSGRSKPETTEDPAPPAGLAETPPSRTPGPEATEEARPTRGSGHLEKASPIKSAASVTELRSSPKTAEETSPTEEQKTGAGRGPGSGKSVPQRRQRFAKVKPNVGSSPRSARAKRQSCDPRHADPPAGAALPSTARSSGESAEQPPAGSEEDRPAAPNTESPDSASRKAPQALRGRLIRPKPSLARSGRPPPPRHVPEIKAADRDFDAPVCLRVSGVRPDAPQPAEGAAAQGALSRSGTGPTPSGLAQVPEQPGQRAPPTHGPLLGCLTRAPGSCNQLQGASTSITTEIQTQTNVSIFPDLPLKDEQKDADEPFFILSLTEIPVAVQEPPPPRRPAAEQDGPQPSSLLIAVPGGASTTTTAAAEGPSLSAAAAAARPEESGETGGRDAGPDPDRTPPTKPDGPRATRRRVKEQVEPRTSKRRQAGKSLAADEAGPAPRGEGFDDVARGGRGDRVAVGEEAPKGESGSRAQTARRKGSRKRNPKGFPAVTPETIVTAPPPDAAPGKAAASKGPKARTPRAAAKRPAPPAASASHAAAVNRSTVSASPAERRKGGRARSVRSPPEVSASRRSDAAEEEPTSVSQYFLCDIFTDVEEG; from the exons ATGTTTCGTCGGTCACGATTTAGCGCTCGGCCCAATGTCGGCGCAACGGGCAGAACGTCTCAGGAAGCCCCCCCGGCGAGTCAGGAGGCCGGTGAGGCCCCCAGAGATGTTGCCGCCGGCAGCACTGCCGCGGAGACAGGCGGCCAGTCTGTCGGGACCCCGTCAGAGAGACCCGAAGCCCCGGG GGATGGCAACGAGCAACACGGGGAAAGCACCGGCACCCCGGCTGCCCTGCAAAGGAGGAAGCGCTTTTCCATCAAGCCCAAAGTGGCCCCGGGACGCCCCTCCGCAGCGGCTCGCACGCAGAAATCCCCCCTCAAGGCGGTGTCGGAAACTCCCGCTGAGGCCCCGGTCTCGGGCCCCGACAAGCCGACCGCGTCCGGCCAAACGGCGGCCGCAGTCGCCCCGCGAGGACTGCAGTCGCCGAGGCGACGGAGGTCTTCAGAAGAGAGCAAGCAGCCCAAAACGCAACCTAAACAGGCCGCCGAACCTTCGGCCGAGTCGGCGGAAAAAACCCCGCCGGCGGACGGCGGCAAGGGATTGCAAAGCGCGTCGGACGGTCAAGTTGAAGGAGTACCGTCCAAATTACCGGACACGGTCCCCTTTTCCATCCTGGGCAGAGAAGCTATGGAGCTTTCGGAGAGAGCAAAGACTCTGGTGTCGTCCACGAGCAGGCGACGTCTCTCGTCATCAGCGCTCTCCTTGAGCCGGCTCCTGAATGACCCATCGGACATCCAGAGGATCGCAAAGGCCCAAAAGCTCCGAGATCTGCTCAAGCAGGAGATGCAAAAAGGAAAG AAACGCAAGAAAGGAAATGCGCGCGTAAAGGAATATAACCTAGATCCGGCCAAAATGACCATGAGCGACCTTATCCGCTATCTCCCGGAGTCTAACCCCATGAC TTCGAGTATTGAAGAATCCGCTCCGGAGAATGAGACCGTGGTCCCACCTTCTCCAGAAAGAGATGC GTCACCAGAGAGATCGCAGACGCTGGAGGTGATCCCTAAAATAGGTACCCCgaggcaggtggaggaggagctggatgaggaagaggacgacgaggaTGACAGCGTGATGGTTCCCCAGGTCAAAGTAGCCGAGGACGGCACCCTGATCATCGATGAAGAAAG CTTGACGGTGGAAGTCCAGCGGGCCAAAGGACCGAATCCAGCCAACGATCGGGACCCCATATTTGAGCGCGGCTCCACTACAACTTACGCAAGCTTCCGGAAGGGGACCTACACGAAACCCTGGTCCAGTGAAG AGACAGACATGTTCTTCCTGGCCGTCAGCATGGTGGGAACCGACTTTTCCATGATTTGTCAACTGTTTCCTCTCCGAGCGCGATCAGAGATCAAG aacaaatttaaaaaagaagagcGAGAGAATTCCTGGAGGGTTGACAAAGCTTTCC GGGAGAGGCGCAAACTGGACATAGAATATTTTTCTAAGCTGCTGGAGAAGATTCTGGAAGTTCAGGAAAACCGGAAGAAACTCAGGTCGCTTGCTGGGAGGAAATCTCCAAAGAAGAGAACGAGAAAGGCCAAGG GCAAAAAGGCTGCAAGGAAGCTGAGCgttgtggaagaagaagacgaggaaGAGCAAAACGAAATTGCCGacttggaagaggaggagggtgagaaagAGAACGAGGAGCTCGTTAACGAGGGAGGAGCTGATGTCGCTAAGCCGAAGAAGAAACGTAAAAGAAAGAGCAAAGAGGAGGTTTTGACCGAGGAACCaattgagaagaaaaacaaaacgggAGAAAAGAGCAACGAAAAAG ATGATGCCTGCACACCGGGGGACACTGAGGCAGCACTTCCTGAAGACTGTCCAACATCCGACAT GTCTAAGGAGCCTGAGGGTGTGAGTGAAGCCAAAGAGGCCAAAATCAAGCCGGCTAAACTGTCACGAGGCAGAGCCCCAAAACCGCTCCTGCCGCTGGGCCGGAAGTGGGGCAAAAAGCCCCCAGCCCCCTCCACAAAGAGCAGCGCCGCGGCGCCGGACAAAGGGGAGGAGGGCGTAGCGGACGGAGGAGGCGAAGATCAG GTCAATAAAGACGCTTCGCCTTCAAGTCCAGCGGAGGAGACGTCCGCTGACGACGACTCCGAAGAAGAGGATGCCACCGTTCAACCTCCGAAGCCCACCAG gtATGGCAGATTGCCTAAAGCCGTCACGCCCCTGAACTACCCCGCCAAAGAGGCCGCCCCCGAAGCCACCCCCGCCCCACCCGAGGGCTCCACGTCTTCTGCCGCCAAATGCACGGCCAAGAGGGGAAGGACACCAAAGCTGAAATCCTCGCGGGAGTCCAAAAAACCTAAACTGGTCACCATCGTGGCGTCTCAGTCAGACTacagcgacgaggaggaggaaaagcagcgagaagaagacgaagaggtggaggaggtgcccCCCGCTGGAGCACCCTTTGTGCCCGCCAGCCTGCGCTCGCTACAACCTGTGGTGTCACAGGTGGAGGAGACGCTGGAGGAG CTTGATATCTTTGCAAATATCCCCGATGTGTTGGGCATCTCCCAAGATGCACTGTGCCGTGAAGTCTCTTGCGAGGGGGCAGAGCACGAGGCAGACACAGCTAAACCCACTGACCATCAGCTGGATCTGCTTGTT GACGTCATAGACCTCTTTTCCGTGGACCACACAGAAG TATCTGAGGACGAGAGCTACAACGAAGCTGCTCAGACCTTGTTGACCATCGGCAACCTGGCTCACCTCCCTCAGGATCAAACAGTAGAAGATCACGTTACAG GGACAACTTTGGCCAACGTGAAAGAAAGCATCGCACACCTGAAGGGAGAGATTTCATCAAAGCCTGCTCTACTTGATGAAAGCAGCGTGGCTCCTCTTACGTCTGCAGTCTCCAATCACGAAATGATGGAAACATCGGGTAATGTTACCATCCTACACAGCGGAGGAGAAAATGAGGACATTCCCCTCGTCGAATGCAGTGATCAGAGGGCGGATTGCGACGCGGACCCCGATCCTCAGTTGgcaagaaagacaaagaaaggcgGCTCCTCCGAGGGGAAACCGAAACCTAACCTTGGCCGAGCCTCGAGGACTCCGCTTCTTTCGGAGGAAACCCAGAAAGCAGCGGAACGTAGCGAGAAAACGTCCTGTTTGGAGGCCAAAGGCACAGATGAGCCACGTGGCAGCCAGGAAGGGTTTGTCGGTGAACCGCATTCGGATCAGAGTCCAGGTGATTCCCTGGTCGGGGCGCCGTGTGTTCCAGCCGTAGTCGTTCAGAAGGAGGAGAGTGAGGTGGGATCTACTCCCCCGACCAGGAAGAGTCGATTCCAGAAAGTCAAACCCAAACTCCACCTGGCACGGACATCAAGGACTAAACCTCAAACCACGACGGACGCCGACCCCgcggagggcggcggcggcgtccctcCCCCCGCTCCGTGTTTTTCGTTGCGCGTGGAGGAGCTGCCCACCGCtccgagagaagaagaagaagatgaagaggagggcgccgccgccgctgcgtcCGCTCGCCAGACTGTGAGGCGTCGATCACAGAAAGCCACACCCAAACCCAATGTGCCGCCCACGTCGAGAAGTGGGCGGTCTAAACCTGAAACCACTGAGGACCCTGCCCCCCCCGCGGGGCTCGCGGAGACGCCCCCCAGCCGGACACCAGGGCCCGAGGCCACCGAAGAAGCGAGGCCGACTCGCGGTAGCGGCCATCTTGAAAAGGCAAGCCCAATTAAAAGTGCAGCCTCGGTGACGGAATTGCGCTCTTCCCCTAAAACCGCGGAGGAAACGTCTCCAACCGAGGAGCAGAAGACGGGCGCCGGGCGCGGTCCCGGCTCGGGGAAAAGTGTTCCTCAACGACGGCAACGCTTCGCCAAAGTCAAACCCAATGTGGGATCCTCCCCCCGGTCTGCACGCGCTAAACGCCAGTCGTGCGACCCGCGCCACGCGGACCCCCCCGCCGGGGCCGCGCTCCCGTCCACCGCGCGCTCATCAGGTGAAAGCGCCGAGCAGCCGCCCGCTGGGAGTGAAGAGGATCGACCAGCTGCCCCAAA CACCGAGTCCCCCGACTCTGCCTCACGAAAAGCTCCTCAGGCCCTTCGAGGACGGCTCATCCGACCCAAGCCCAGTCTGGCCCGCAGCGGCCgacctccacccccccgacaTGTGCCCGAGATCAAAGCGGCAGACCGAG atTTCGACGCGCCCGTTTGCCTCCGTGTGTCCGGAGTACGGCCCGACGCCCCgcagccagcagagggcgccgCTGCGCAAGGCGCTCTCTCTCGAAGCGGTACCGGCCCGACCCCGAGCGGCCTGGCGCAAGTCCCCGAGCAACCGGGGCAACGTGCCCCCCCTACACATGGACCCTTGCTGGGCTGTCTGACACGAGCCCCCGGCAGTTGTAACCAG ttACAGGGTGCATCCACATCAATCACAACGGAGATACAGACCCAGACAAATGTCTCAATATTTCCAGACT TGCCGTTGAAGGATGAGCAGAAAGATGCAGATGAGCCGTTCTTCATCCTCTCCCTGACTGAGATCCCCGTCGCCGtgcaggaacccccccccccccgccgccccgcgGCCGAGCAAGACGGGCCGCAGCCTTCCTCGCTCCTCATCGCCGTTCCCGGGGGGGCgtcgacgacgacgacggcggccgCAGAGGGGCCTTCCCTCAGTGCCGCCGCGGCTGCTGCGCGCCCGGAGGAGAGCGGCGAGACGGGCGGCCGGGACGCTGGGCCCGACCCCGATAGAACTCCCCCTACCAAACCCGATGGGCCGAGGGCCACCAGGAGGAGAG TCAAAGAGCAGGTCGAGCCGAGGACTTCAAAGAGGAGGCAGGCCGGCAAGAGCCTCGCCGCGGACGAGGCGGGGCCGGCTCCGCGGGGGGAAGGGTTTGACGACGTCGCCCGGGGGGGGCGCGGTGATCGTGTAGCTGTGGGAGAGGAGGCTCCGAAAGGCGAAAGCGGCTCGAGGGCACAAACCGCTCGGCGGAAGGGAAGCCGGAAAAG AAACCCCAAAGGCTTCCCCGCTGTGACTCCTGAGACGATCGTCACGGCCCCTCCACCCGACGCTGCGCCCGGCAAGGCGGCGGCGTCAAAGGGCCCGAAGGCCAGAACTCCCCGGGCGGCCGCGAAGCGACCCGCTCCACCCGCAGCGTCTGCGTCGCACGCCGCCGCCGTGAACCGCTCCACAGTCAGCGCTTCGCCGGCAGAAAGGAGGAAGGGCGGCCGAGCGCGCTCCGTCAGGTCTCCACCCgag GTGTCCGCTTCTCGGCGGAGTGACGCCGCGGAGGAGGAGCCCACCAGTGTGTCTCAGTACTTCTTATGTGACATCTTT